The following proteins come from a genomic window of Pleuronectes platessa chromosome 2, fPlePla1.1, whole genome shotgun sequence:
- the avpr2b.1 gene encoding vasopressin V2 receptor yields MAWSSVNISNISLETERPEDDPRNERLAQVEIVLLSIIFITAGILNSGLLLVLWKRRKQLSRMRVFVFHLCVADLVVTFFQVCPQLMWDITDRFVGPDILCRAVKYLQVVGMFASTYMIVAMTIDRYQAICKPMVTFQRRRARWNGPVCAVWCVSLIGSLPQVFIFSRLEVAPGVYDCWAQFIKPWGTRAYVTWTTLVIFVLPILTVIVCQVRICRTVHINFHMKTQHVGEAHTKALSSRASSVAGVSKARAKTVKMTVVIVLTYIICWTPFFTVQLWSVWDVQAPTHSAIFSILMLLASLNSCANPCIYLLFSGKLPKRLVAMMCMQESERKDSIQEEATMVSSLYISLKSFRSADKEPDIH; encoded by the exons ATGGCTTGGTCAAGTGTAAACATCAGTAACATCTCTTTGGAGACCGAGCGTCCTGAGGATGATCCGCGGAACGAGCGCTTGGCTCAGGTGGAAATAGTTCTTCTGtctatcatcttcatcactgcgGGGATCCTGAACTCCGGGCTCTTGTTGGTGCTGTGGAAGCGCAGGAAGCAGCTCTCCAGGATGCGCGTCTTCGTTTTCCACCTGTGCGTCGCAGACCTGGTGGTCACCTTCTTCCAAGTTTGTCCGCAGCTCATGTGGGACATCACGGACAGATTCGTTGGTCCAGACATACTGTGTCGCGCAGTGAAGTACCTTCAGGTGGTGGGGATGTTTGCCTCCACGTACATGATAGTGGCGATGACGATAGACCGATATCAAGCCATCTGCAAACCCATGGTGACGTTCCAGAGGCGCAGGGCGCGCTGGAACGGTCCGGTGTGCGCCGTCTGGTGCGTCTCTCTCATCGGCAGCCTCCCGCAGGTGTTCATCTTCTCCCGGCTGGAGGTCGCTCCCGGTGTGTACGACTGCTGGGCGCAGTTCATCAAGCCGTGGGGAACGAGAGCCTACGTGACCTGGACCACTCTTGTGATATTCGTGCTGCCCATTCTCACTGTGATCGTGTGCCAGGTGCGCATCTGCCGCACCGTGCACATCAACTTCCACATGAAGACGCAGCACGTCGGAGAGGCGCACACCAAGGCGCTGTCCTCCAGGGCCAGCAGCGTGGCCGGGGTGTCCAAAGCCAGGGCGAAGACCGTGAAGATGACCGTGGTCATCGTGCTCACATACATCATCTGCTGGACGCCTTTCTTCACCGTGCAGCTGTGGTCTGTGTGGGACGTGCAGGCGCCCACTCACT ctGCAATCTTCAGCATCCTGATGTTGCTGGCCAGTCTGAACAGCTGTGCCAACCCCTGCATCTACCTGCTGTTCAGCGGGAAGCTGCCCAAGAGGCTGGTGGCTATGATGTGCATGCAAGAGTCGGAGCGGAAGGACTCCATCCAGGAGGAGGCCACCATGGTCAGCTCCCTGTACATCAGTCTCAAGAGCTTTCGGTCAGCAGATAAAGAGCCTGACATCCACTGA